A single region of the Desulfovibrio sp. JC010 genome encodes:
- a CDS encoding M48 family metallopeptidase, with the protein MSDKKKAQKLSRRGFLFGGFRKKEDREQLQSAAKPIAAKEVNLDTLAEANVAYENSRYEEAAAKYKEFIKTEPQNADARKRHGHCLYKIEKYIQAKVEFERAIRILGKDNFSYLYLGLVLCRAGSGKKAVPVWKLYFDPENITLQREINLQIALIESDPEASFEDAANMVERVIEETALTA; encoded by the coding sequence ATGTCCGATAAAAAAAAGGCCCAGAAACTTTCCAGAAGAGGATTCCTGTTCGGCGGATTCAGGAAAAAAGAAGACCGTGAACAGCTGCAAAGCGCGGCCAAACCCATCGCGGCCAAGGAAGTCAATCTCGACACCCTCGCTGAAGCCAACGTGGCTTACGAGAACAGTCGCTACGAAGAAGCCGCCGCAAAGTACAAAGAATTCATCAAGACCGAACCGCAGAACGCCGATGCCCGCAAGAGGCACGGCCATTGTTTGTACAAGATCGAAAAATACATTCAGGCCAAGGTGGAATTCGAAAGGGCCATCCGTATTCTCGGCAAAGACAACTTCTCCTACCTCTATCTCGGACTTGTACTCTGCCGCGCCGGATCCGGAAAAAAAGCCGTCCCGGTCTGGAAACTCTATTTCGACCCCGAAAACATCACTCTGCAGCGCGAGATCAATCTACAAATCGCACTCATCGAGTCCGACCCCGAAGCCTCCTTCGAAGACGCCGCCAACATGGTGGAACGGGTCATCGAAGAAACAGCTCTGACAGCTTAA
- a CDS encoding PLP-dependent aminotransferase family protein: protein MNLDSSDNQYRYKKVEQELSTHIEAGDLVPGDKLPSLRQMSKILKVSISTVSHAYEELEKRGLIESRPRSGYYVRSEFRTIPTPEIKTTQKLEPHLVTKNKLIRTALETVGNKDLLPLGVVCPSNDLLPTRQLAKIMNSVIRENPLDTAGYEMIPGNLDLRRQIAFRSVDCGSNVTADELIITTGAMEALYISLRTLTRPGDLVLIQSPSYYCFLQLVENLGLRAIEMPSCPKKGINPDRVEDITRTFDIKACIFSPNFNNPDGGLTSDARKKEIVEILAKRKIPLVEDDVYGEIYFGDSRPRTLKSYDRDGGVLLCSSFSKTIAPGYRVGWLAPGRFLEKALEIKATTNVSCVAATQMAIGRYLRETLYDRHLKKLRSAMKDQMQKMRTEIGLAFPEGTKVTNPKGGSVLWVELPEDKDGVELFFKAREEGIGIVPGTVFSPQDVFSNYIRLSSGSLWSEEIQAGVRRLGELAAE, encoded by the coding sequence ATGAATCTGGACAGTTCAGACAATCAGTACAGATACAAAAAAGTTGAGCAGGAACTTTCAACCCATATTGAGGCCGGGGATCTTGTGCCCGGTGACAAGCTGCCTTCACTGCGCCAGATGAGCAAAATCCTCAAAGTTTCCATTTCAACTGTTTCCCATGCTTACGAGGAACTGGAAAAGCGCGGACTGATCGAATCCCGGCCCCGTTCCGGTTATTACGTGCGCAGCGAGTTCCGCACTATCCCCACCCCGGAAATCAAGACTACCCAGAAGCTGGAACCGCATCTGGTGACCAAGAATAAACTCATCCGCACAGCTCTTGAAACTGTGGGTAACAAGGATCTGCTGCCGCTGGGCGTGGTCTGTCCCAGCAATGATCTGCTGCCCACCCGCCAGCTTGCCAAGATAATGAACTCTGTTATCCGGGAAAACCCTCTCGATACAGCCGGGTATGAAATGATCCCCGGCAACCTCGATCTGCGCCGCCAGATTGCGTTCCGTTCCGTGGATTGCGGTTCCAATGTCACTGCCGATGAATTGATCATCACCACCGGGGCCATGGAGGCATTGTATATTTCCCTGCGCACCCTGACCCGGCCCGGTGACCTGGTGCTTATCCAGTCTCCATCCTATTACTGTTTTCTGCAATTGGTGGAGAATCTCGGCTTGCGGGCCATTGAAATGCCATCCTGTCCCAAGAAGGGGATCAACCCGGATCGGGTGGAGGACATCACCCGTACTTTTGACATCAAAGCCTGTATCTTTTCGCCTAATTTCAACAATCCTGACGGGGGGCTTACTTCGGATGCCCGTAAAAAAGAAATTGTTGAAATTCTCGCCAAACGTAAAATTCCGCTGGTAGAAGATGATGTCTACGGGGAAATATATTTCGGTGATTCCCGGCCGCGTACACTTAAGTCCTACGACCGTGATGGCGGGGTGCTGCTCTGTTCATCCTTTTCCAAGACCATCGCCCCCGGTTACCGGGTCGGTTGGCTGGCACCGGGTCGGTTTCTGGAAAAGGCCCTTGAGATCAAAGCCACCACAAATGTTTCCTGCGTTGCCGCCACCCAGATGGCAATCGGACGCTACCTGCGCGAGACCCTTTATGACCGTCATCTCAAGAAGTTGCGTTCGGCCATGAAGGACCAGATGCAGAAGATGCGCACCGAGATCGGTCTCGCTTTCCCCGAAGGTACCAAGGTCACCAATCCCAAAGGCGGGTCAGTGCTCTGGGTGGAGCTGCCCGAGGACAAGGACGGCGTGGAGCTATTTTTCAAGGCCCGTGAAGAAGGAATCGGCATTGTGCCCGGAACCGTCTTTTCGCCGCAGGATGTGTTTTCAAACTATATCCGTCTTTCCAGCGGATCACTCTGGAGCGAGGAGATACAGGCCGGCGTGCGCCGTCTTGGTGAACTGGCTGCTGAGTAA
- a CDS encoding AzlC family ABC transporter permease yields MESVMNSQKIKQSSVLLSAFKQALPIVLGYLPVGFAYGVLARKSGISIDNTVIMSLIVFAGSAQFIAVGLIASGASALSVIITTFIVNLRHMLMSAALSPYLKKWSKLEIAGFTFQLTDESFAVHSTRFADGDTRKSETFLINSIAQAAWVGGTVLGIFSSTLINDVKPMGLDYALPGMFIALLIFQIKDKSHVIVGIITGLLSTALALGGAGQWNVIIATLIGTTLGAAVKWGNK; encoded by the coding sequence ATGGAATCCGTCATGAATTCCCAGAAAATAAAACAAAGCAGCGTGCTGCTCTCAGCATTCAAGCAGGCCCTGCCCATCGTACTCGGCTACCTGCCCGTGGGTTTTGCCTACGGCGTGCTGGCCCGCAAATCCGGTATTTCCATTGACAACACTGTGATCATGTCCCTGATCGTTTTCGCCGGATCAGCACAGTTTATCGCCGTGGGCTTAATCGCTTCCGGTGCCTCCGCCCTCTCGGTGATCATCACCACCTTCATCGTCAACCTGCGCCACATGCTCATGTCCGCGGCCCTTTCGCCTTACCTTAAGAAATGGTCCAAGCTTGAGATAGCCGGGTTCACCTTTCAGCTCACCGATGAAAGTTTCGCCGTGCACTCCACCCGCTTTGCGGACGGCGACACCCGCAAGAGCGAAACCTTCCTGATCAACTCCATTGCGCAGGCCGCGTGGGTGGGCGGAACCGTGCTGGGCATATTCTCCAGTACACTCATAAATGACGTAAAGCCCATGGGCCTTGATTACGCGCTTCCAGGCATGTTCATCGCCCTGCTCATTTTCCAGATCAAGGACAAAAGCCACGTCATCGTCGGGATAATTACCGGGCTGTTATCAACCGCACTGGCTCTCGGCGGCGCAGGCCAATGGAACGTAATCATCGCCACCCTGATCGGCACAACTCTCGGCGCGGCAGTTAAATGGGGGAATAAATAA
- a CDS encoding AzlD domain-containing protein, translating to MDQQTILFTLFGMMAVTYIPRMLPAMALSSRNLPPIVVKWLSYVPTAVLSALLMPSLLAPEGIIDLSFSNLYFWVAVPTFAVAMYTRNFFGTVAVGMGLVAAARYFL from the coding sequence ATGGACCAGCAAACAATACTTTTCACCCTTTTCGGTATGATGGCGGTCACCTACATCCCGCGCATGCTCCCGGCCATGGCCTTAAGCTCCCGCAACCTGCCGCCCATCGTGGTCAAGTGGCTCTCCTACGTACCCACGGCGGTGCTTTCCGCCCTGCTGATGCCCTCCCTGCTCGCCCCGGAAGGCATCATTGATCTCAGCTTCAGCAACCTTTACTTCTGGGTGGCAGTGCCTACCTTTGCGGTAGCCATGTACACCCGCAATTTCTTCGGCACCGTGGCTGTCGGTATGGGCTTGGTGGCAGCAGCCAGATATTTCCTGTAA
- a CDS encoding HDIG domain-containing metalloprotein codes for MISRDEALELLKTNVKEENLIQHSLESEAVLGALAEKLGQDVELWSMTGLLHDLDYSETAETPEKHGLIAAEMLEGKLPTEAIQAIRAHNGDMTGITPQSDFDFALRCGETVTGLIHANALMRPERMNGMKPKSLKKKMKAKAFAASVDREIIKECDKIGLELGDFFAISIEAVTRVAPEVGLD; via the coding sequence ATGATCTCACGTGATGAAGCACTCGAACTGCTCAAGACAAACGTAAAAGAAGAAAACCTGATCCAGCATTCCCTTGAATCCGAAGCCGTGCTCGGCGCGCTGGCTGAAAAGCTGGGACAGGATGTGGAACTCTGGTCCATGACCGGGCTGCTGCACGATCTCGATTACAGCGAGACCGCCGAAACCCCGGAAAAGCACGGCCTCATCGCCGCTGAAATGCTTGAAGGCAAGCTGCCCACGGAAGCAATTCAGGCCATCCGCGCCCACAACGGCGACATGACCGGAATAACCCCGCAGTCTGATTTTGATTTTGCCTTGCGTTGCGGTGAAACAGTAACCGGGCTGATCCACGCCAACGCGCTTATGCGTCCTGAAAGAATGAACGGTATGAAGCCCAAGAGTCTCAAGAAAAAAATGAAAGCCAAGGCCTTCGCCGCCAGCGTGGATCGTGAGATCATCAAGGAATGCGACAAAATAGGTCTCGAACTGGGTGACTTTTTTGCTATTTCTATCGAAGCCGTGACTCGAGTAGCACCTGAAGTAGGTCTTGATTAG